Proteins co-encoded in one Haladaptatus sp. ZSTT2 genomic window:
- a CDS encoding ABC transporter substrate-binding protein, with the protein MSDTVETHDAPTRRDYLTYGGAVIGAGLLAGCAGDSPAATTTTGEQPTTGQPTETESSRYTVSMEPVGDLTLESIPEKWIAYDGGYADMGVALGKGDGMTGIGGAGRYYTQVYDELPGVSVDRDLLETNDLGEAGMSKELFYELDNDVHVMDPQMLINWFDWSEADVAEITENVGPFFGNLIFRREDEWHDYRYYTLYEAFEKVAHLFGEQERYAAFEALHDEFIATIQTNMPPADDRPNVLLVYEGSNEPEEFSPYRLNDQGTSKKQWHDLGVSDALAGTGIQGLSTTDRSRIDYETMLEIDPDVIMLRAHERQSAAEFRDTVLAFMQEHSVARELTAVQNEQVYRGGYLFQGPIHNLFLTERGAQQLYPDVFGEEDGDEQLFDRQRVADIVAGDVSRPQLRERPES; encoded by the coding sequence ATGTCGGACACTGTGGAAACACACGACGCACCGACGCGAAGAGATTATTTGACCTATGGAGGGGCAGTCATTGGCGCTGGCCTCCTCGCAGGCTGTGCGGGCGATTCACCAGCAGCGACGACGACCACGGGCGAGCAGCCCACGACTGGGCAACCCACCGAAACCGAATCGAGCAGGTACACCGTCTCGATGGAGCCGGTTGGCGACCTCACACTTGAGTCGATTCCGGAGAAATGGATTGCCTACGACGGCGGCTACGCAGACATGGGCGTCGCCCTCGGGAAAGGCGACGGGATGACGGGCATCGGCGGGGCAGGTCGCTACTACACGCAGGTGTACGACGAACTCCCCGGCGTGAGCGTCGACCGCGACCTGCTCGAAACGAACGACCTCGGGGAGGCGGGCATGTCGAAGGAGCTCTTCTACGAGCTCGACAACGACGTCCACGTCATGGACCCGCAGATGCTGATAAACTGGTTCGACTGGAGCGAGGCGGACGTAGCCGAAATCACCGAAAACGTCGGCCCTTTCTTCGGGAATCTGATTTTCCGCCGCGAAGACGAGTGGCACGACTATCGCTACTACACGCTGTACGAAGCCTTCGAGAAGGTCGCCCACCTGTTCGGTGAACAGGAACGCTACGCGGCGTTCGAGGCGCTCCACGACGAGTTCATCGCGACCATCCAAACCAACATGCCACCCGCAGACGACCGACCGAACGTGCTGTTGGTGTACGAGGGAAGCAACGAGCCAGAGGAGTTCTCGCCGTACCGGCTGAACGACCAAGGAACGAGCAAGAAACAGTGGCACGACCTCGGCGTGAGCGACGCGCTCGCGGGGACAGGCATCCAGGGCCTCAGTACTACCGACCGCAGCCGCATCGACTACGAGACGATGCTCGAAATCGACCCCGACGTCATCATGCTGCGCGCCCACGAGCGCCAGAGCGCGGCCGAGTTCCGCGACACCGTGCTCGCGTTCATGCAAGAGCATTCGGTGGCACGTGAACTGACCGCCGTCCAGAACGAGCAGGTCTACCGTGGCGGCTACCTGTTCCAAGGCCCGATTCACAACCTGTTTCTCACCGAACGCGGCGCACAGCAACTCTATCCGGACGTGTTCGGCGAAGAAGACGGAGACGAGCAGTTGTTCGACCGCCAGCGCGTCGCGGACATCGTGGCGGGTGACGTTAGTCGTCCGCAACTGCGGGAGCGTCCGGAGTCGTAG
- a CDS encoding ArsR/SmtB family transcription factor → MARLLPLRADPEIAPGDPRLVDVDSEAADEVFEALSSRTARRILSVLYDDARTPTEIREEVGTSLQNVHYHLDKLQNAGLITPAGTGYSEKGKEMTVFAPTNESVVLFAGDERQQSLLRGVLTRLVGAIVLLAGATLGLQYALANWFVQQSGAETAGADAAADGAMAAEEAARTTATAAASAAGNAPFLDPALAFFLGGSFIILLAISWWAYQQA, encoded by the coding sequence ATGGCCCGCTTGCTCCCACTGCGGGCGGATCCGGAAATCGCTCCGGGTGACCCGCGATTGGTGGACGTAGACAGCGAGGCGGCAGATGAGGTGTTCGAGGCGCTTTCTTCGCGCACCGCACGCCGCATTCTCTCCGTCCTCTACGACGACGCCCGCACGCCCACGGAAATCCGTGAGGAAGTGGGCACGTCGCTCCAGAACGTCCACTACCACCTCGACAAACTCCAGAACGCCGGCCTCATCACGCCCGCGGGAACCGGCTACTCGGAGAAGGGAAAGGAGATGACCGTCTTCGCGCCCACCAACGAGTCGGTCGTGCTGTTCGCAGGCGACGAACGCCAGCAATCACTGCTCCGGGGGGTCCTCACCCGATTAGTGGGGGCTATCGTGTTGCTCGCTGGGGCGACGCTCGGCCTCCAGTACGCCCTCGCAAACTGGTTCGTCCAACAGAGTGGTGCAGAGACGGCGGGCGCAGATGCCGCCGCAGACGGCGCGATGGCGGCCGAAGAAGCCGCGCGAACCACTGCAACCGCCGCCGCGTCCGCCGCCGGGAACGCCCCGTTCTTAGACCCCGCGCTCGCCTTCTTCCTCGGCGGGTCGTTCATCATCCTGCTCGCCATCTCGTGGTGGGCCTACCAGCAAGCCTGA